Genomic window (Daucus carota subsp. sativus chromosome 5, DH1 v3.0, whole genome shotgun sequence):
TTAGTAACACTTCCTTATGCTTTAAAAGTAATGCAACTGCCCATGTCAAGGTAACTGAAGAGGCATCAGCTCCTGCAAAAATAATTGTCTGCAGAAAAGATAATCTTAGTTTTCTTGACTATTATAAGAAAACAAGTTAAGCAGTAAAGTTTTTGCactagaaaatgaagaaataaaatgaaataaaactTACCATGACAGTGGCCTTTATAACATCTTCTGTTTTGTGTCCATATATAAAACCATCTGATTCTTCAAACAACGATATCATCACATCAATGAAGTCGCGATCCTCTTTTGACTTGCCTTTTCTGGCCCTGCCCTCAATATGTTCGTCGAGCCAAGAACTCATAAAGAAGTCCAACTCCTTTGCTGTCCTTCTCATGGCCCTACGATTTCCTTGCAAATCCATCCATTCAGTAAATGGTATCACGTTTGAAAGTTCAAAAGCTCCGACTAAAGAAAAGAAATCTTCAAAAGCTTTTTTGAAGCGCTTTGATTCCATTGCTTTCTCACCTTGGCCAATACTGTTATACCGCTTCCTAGCAATCATTTGTGTCATTAAATTGCTAATCACCTGTTGCAGCCATTTAGCCATGTCAAAAGTGGCGGAACCTACCTCCTCATTGGTGCAGCAGAGTGAGTAGAGCTCCTTGATGCATGTAGTCACTTCAGAAGCTCTCACAGGTTTGAGTAGCTCCAGGCGGCTGTTTGATAGAACCTCAAAGGTGGAAATTTTGCGCATCTTCAGCCAATAAGGACCATACGGTGCTAATCCAAACAATGCACCATTATAACCCATGTATTTCAGAGCAAGTGCTTTAGGACGAGTCATGAAAATAAGATCATTAGTAGTGAAAATCTCGGTCACTGCTTCCTTGCTACTCACAACCAGGGCGTGGTGCAAGCCGAGCTGGATTCTAAACACGGGACCATATTTATCGGCCATGGCTCCTAAAATCCTGAAAACAGGATCAGTTCCAGCAAGTAGCGGGAAGTGGCCCAAGATTGGCCAGGCTCCCTCTGGTTTTGGGGCCAGTATTTTctcataatttttggttcttgaTGACCATAAGCTATAGAACAAGAGTAATGCAACAAAACTACCAACTATTTGTAGTACAAGCACAGGCTCCATCACACAAGTTTTGCATATATGTCTTTACTAGCAAACCAGTATATAGCACAAGTAATACACCAGGATGTCAATAATGGAGCACTGCAATATAAAATGTCTGCACTTGGAGATATTGTATTGTGGTTGTAAGATTTTCTACTTTAGCGTTCTAATTTGTGGCCCAAATGGGTGGACAAGATGACCGATGTTGATATTCCACCACAGATTTACTAGTATTTTAACAAGCCAAAAAGTGGCTCTTGTCGTCTATTCCCTTCTTTCAATAAAAGGAAAGCTATAACCATCTTGATTATAATAGCATCACCTTGTGAAGATATTGTCATATTAGTGTGACATTTTTAGAGATTGTCATATCAGTGTGACATTTTTTCAAGAATAAATTACAGATTATGTACCTGAAGTTTGCCATATATTCGATTTGTGTACCTGTAGTTTCGATATAGCAAATTGTATACACCAAGTTTGAGCTTCTGTACGAGACGTGTACTACCGTCAGTTCCTTGGTATCGCCGTTTGTAATAAACAGAGTAAAGGGTGAGCTTTCTTATAATCACACCATATAAAGCAATCTACTCCCTTCTTCAGTTAGATTTGCTGCCAATCTCCATTACATCATCTCATCTTTACTCTTAAAAATCTGATTATGCTTTAAACTCGGCAGCTGGACATTATTTGTGAGATGACTTGGCTTGTGCGTGATGGTGATCAATCGGCTGTTTATGCTCCTCCCTCGAACACAACCAACAAATCTCCCATCGGCATTCGATTCAGTCCACGTTGTACGTTGCACGGCTTGTCGACCACATCGACAGTATTCGTCCATTTATTTCTCTCCGGATTATGATTTTAGGTCTAGGGTTTTTCAATTTTGGGGAAGAAATGACCCACTGTGATCATGGGTTTTGTTTATATCGCTGTTTTGTAGCCGTTATGTAGTAAAACTGCAGTTTAGTCACCAGCCTTTTCAAAAACAAACTAACGCTGTTAACAAGATTTTAACGGTAGTACACACTATGTAAAGTTTTTCAAACTCGGTGTACACAATTTGCTATATCGAAACTACAGGTACACATATCAGATATGTGACAAACTACAGGTACATAATCTGTAATTTACTCTTTTTTCACCAAAGTAAAGCTAACCATCTCATTACCAAGATATTGTCGTATACTCATATTTTGTATGATTGTTATCCTATTAGACTTGTACGATTATTAAGAGATTATgtattttaatagattaatttttggtgattttatataaaatgtcgAAAAATTGATATACAACTTTTAAGAATTaacgggggggggggggggggggggggtttcgATTGCGATATTGATGGATTGTTTTTAATCtatagatttttaataaattgtatgTGATTTGCTTTTAtgtggattcttgataaaatttcGCAGACTtaataggatttaagcacaatgcttcaaaatctcatggattttggtgggatttcaaaaaacataaaatacattgaagaatgtcacaaaatccatcatttcatgaaatccaaaaaaacccatcaacatttgaatacaatcagattttgatggattttaaacgatctcaattgaatatcatcggattttgaagtataatttaaaatcctaattgaatatcaccagattttgtagtataatttaaaatcccaattgaatatcccaagattttaatggatttccaacaatcccaatcgaataccctcggatttcatggattttgatgagatttcaaaattttagaatACAGTAAACAATATCACaaacaaaattcatcattttataaagttcaaaaaaaaaatcgtcAACTTTTGAATATCAGAGGATTATAATGAATTTTACATaatcttaattaaatattattagatttttaaagataatttaaaatctttaatGAATATCACCatattttgtagtataatttaaagaaaaaagaTATGATTTGTCAGTTTATTCTAACTAAAAACTCTATTATCTTTTGAAAGGGATATGATATTTAGATGCAAAAAAGAGAAACAAATCTATTATCTATAAATCTACCTACATCGCTTTGGAATACCGATCCATAGACCATCCAAGAAATAGAATTGTCTAATTAGAAAAGAAAGTAGAAAAAGTAAAGACTTAAAAAAGATTGGACAAAATCGCATGCATAAAAAAGGAGACTTGAGTTACGTAAAGCGACTGGCTCTGACAAAATGTACTAAATATAGGAGAGTTTGCATGCATATTTAAGACCCTCTCGTCACCTCATAGCTAAACACCGATTTGTTTCAAACGCAAgcaagaaattattattttcttgaaaattatcCTCTCCCCATCCTCTATCTCTCCTCCCATCTCTCTCTAAATCTTTGGCATTTATTGAGATTTTGGAGAGGCGGATCGGAGGAGGAGATTACACAGCATTTATTACCTTTCTGGGCCCACATTAAAATCTTCAATACTAAAGAATAATCTGTTCTTTACAGACACACAGACCCATAACAAAAAAAGTCTTGGAGTTGTGTTTGTTGAGTCCATATAAGATTTAAGATGGGGAAAAGGAGGGGATCATCTGCGTCGAACAAATTGTGGGTATGGATGAGAAGGCAATCGATGATGGTGAAGGTTATGATGGGAATAATGGTTGTGATTTCGGCCTTGGTTGGGCTTAGGATGTTCGTGAAGGATCACAATCACTTCTTTGTTGCTTCTGAAGCTATTCATGCTGCTGGCATCCTTGTCTTGATTTTTAAGCTCGCCACCAAGCGAAATTGCTCCGGTAATTCATCTTTTTATTCAATTCATCACAtcgattttattttctttcgaTTTTAAGgtgttgatttataattatgttgttTTATGAGATCTTATGAGTTTGGGAGTGAATTCTAATTAAGGTCTTTCGGTTTCTAGTTAAATAaaaggaaattaaaaaaaaataatctatattCTTTGAGTTGGCATAGTGAGATGTTTTAATTGTCAAATATCGTGTTTCACATGTAGTTTGTTTTGTTTGGTAATTTGGCTAATGAATCCCAGACCCGGGGCCTGATCTAAAAACGGGATATACTAAGTATGTTTCGATTGGTATGAGATTCTGATTTTAAGTGATTTAGTTGTGATAATGTTGAATGTTTTGTGACTTCTGCAGGACTTTCTCTTAAGACTCAGGAGCTTACAGCTTTATTCACTGCTCTGAGATTGGGTTGTAGCTTTTATATGGAAGGGGACATACACACAGTGCTTGATTCACTTACTCTTGTGTTCACGTTGTGGGTTATTTACATGATAAGGTTCAAACTAAGAGCCACGTACATGGATGAGCTGGACACCACTCCCTTGTATATTCTGGTAAAGTTCTCTTTCATTGCTCTGTTTCAATACTTGCTCTTATTGATCTTTTACACCTTGCTAGTTCTTGAGTACTGAGACATGTTTTGTGATGTACATGTCATTTTAAGCCGCTAATTTTACTACAGTTTTAACATCAAATTTATGTATTCGGTATGCAGCTAGTGCCTTGTGCTCTCCTAAGCATATTTGTACACCCCTATACAAATCACTCCATATATACCCGAATGCTTTGGGCCTTCTGTGTGTACCTAGAATCTATTTCAGTGTTGCCTCAGCTTCGTATGATGCAGAAAGCAAAGGTCAGTGCCCCCAATTTGTAATATACAAGTATCTGATTTGATTTAGGTGCATTTCATATACCCAAATTAATAACTAAACAATCTATTCCTGATGCAGCTCATTGAACCATTTACGGCCCATTATGTGTTTGCACTTGGTGTTGCTCGATTTTTGGGATGCGCTCATTGGGTAATCTCGGTGAGTTCCTATCATACTATTCTAGTTAACATCGCCAAACTGATATATCCGAGCAACTTGGTAAATTTTAACATTGTTGTATATAGGTTTATGAGACTTCTGGAACATATTTGTTCTTGTTCGGGAGCGGATTGCTTTGGCTGCCAACAGTATTGCTCTCTGAGATAATTCAAACTTTCATCTTAGCAGATTTCTGTTACTACTATGTCAGAAGGTTCGCCTAAAATCTTCGTATGAGTAACCATAGTCTTGCATTTTGTATTATATGCTTACTGATTGAGTTTTGGTTTCTGTTTTTTGTCAGCGCTGTGAATGGCCAACTTCTGGTCAGCCTGCCTACTGTTTGATATATTCGTTTTCCTTTCTAACAGTTTTCAGTGTAACAAATTTTAGTTAGATTACAGAATTTTGACTAATCCTTTACAAGTTTGTAAGGTATCAGTAACCGGTTGCCTTctgttttgttctatgattaaactttcttttatCTCTTGCTGACATAGTTTTACACAATTGGTTCGCTGACATAAATTTATTGTCAAATTGAGTTGAGAACTAAAAAATTGTGGCAAtggaaattaattaaattctggTTGGTTT
Coding sequences:
- the LOC108222179 gene encoding xanthotoxin 5-hydroxylase CYP82C4-like, whose amino-acid sequence is MEPVLVLQIVGSFVALLLFYSLWSSRTKNYEKILAPKPEGAWPILGHFPLLAGTDPVFRILGAMADKYGPVFRIQLGLHHALVVSSKEAVTEIFTTNDLIFMTRPKALALKYMGYNGALFGLAPYGPYWLKMRKISTFEVLSNSRLELLKPVRASEVTTCIKELYSLCCTNEEVGSATFDMAKWLQQVISNLMTQMIARKRYNSIGQGEKAMESKRFKKAFEDFFSLVGAFELSNVIPFTEWMDLQGNRRAMRRTAKELDFFMSSWLDEHIEGRARKGKSKEDRDFIDVMISLFEESDGFIYGHKTEDVIKATVMTIIFAGADASSVTLTWAVALLLKHKEVLLRAQQELDTHIGKERWVEESDIKHLVYLQAIIKESLRLYPAGPLSVPRETLEDCTISGHYVPKGTQLLVNIWKLHRDSGTWTDPYKFQPERFLTSHAGIDVRGQQFEFIPFSSGRRSCPGMTASMQMMQLTLARLLQGFNLATPMNEPVDMTEAAGITVHRKYPLQVVLSPRLPSRLYQE
- the LOC108222419 gene encoding uncharacterized protein LOC108222419; translation: MGKRRGSSASNKLWVWMRRQSMMVKVMMGIMVVISALVGLRMFVKDHNHFFVASEAIHAAGILVLIFKLATKRNCSGLSLKTQELTALFTALRLGCSFYMEGDIHTVLDSLTLVFTLWVIYMIRFKLRATYMDELDTTPLYILLVPCALLSIFVHPYTNHSIYTRMLWAFCVYLESISVLPQLRMMQKAKLIEPFTAHYVFALGVARFLGCAHWVISVYETSGTYLFLFGSGLLWLPTVLLSEIIQTFILADFCYYYVRSAVNGQLLVSLPTV